In Panulirus ornatus isolate Po-2019 chromosome 40, ASM3632096v1, whole genome shotgun sequence, a single window of DNA contains:
- the LOC139761417 gene encoding uncharacterized protein isoform X2 encodes MERVGRVWLVLLLCWGATSLAAGVGGGQGTRSNALGVDSVKNCRGRGGDKAVVGDPPPLPSPPPPLPAPSSDEPQGPQHLPGRFKPSTTEGTRRRYHHHLLLPHHPRLTKGTPSLSQPTATDWLQATSSGPAGSSRAPLLRRRQRRSSPAVVPPSGLYTEPQATPPQSPSAPATHKASSQDDDHSQTSNAPPPPQQQSAVSIPRIVSNILQLLPNLLESGLHIPASVSPASRPRGSLSGQRRDARPTSHSVDEGISSTQRRRFTPLPPPSWAPAAPPAPPPLSQPIHITINIAAGALAPTPQGSLGLAPTPQESLGLPRPPAPPATLIRGPLRPSGVQTHFDDEEGIPTQFPPTTEPPKRDRPHITILPVRYPSQEAPLPSHFSPSDRPSPPQTSIITTRLGTQTPTTQLLTPIPSADAITFPGDPSPSPPFTKPQPPPQTSTRPANDTGSSQAPRDSEPQLQQIFFVLPDPELLTFPTSDGQRLPTNLTESVRIIVVVPLRDCPEVCEVRIPDTMGCELDEACLANLRADMDI; translated from the exons ATGGAGCGCGTTGGTAGGGTTTGGCTGGTTCTCCTGCTGTGCTGGGGGGCCACGTCACTCGCAGCTGGCGTCGGAGGAGGCCAAGGAACGCGTAGCAATGCCCTGGGTGTCGACAGCGTCAAGAACtgcagaggaaggggaggagacaaGGCTGTGGTTGgagaccctcctcctcttccttctcctcctcctcctcttcctgctccttcgTCTGACGAACCTCAAGGGCCACAGCATCTCCCAG GCAGGTTCAAGCCCTCGACAACGGAAGGGACCAGgcgtcgctaccaccaccacctcctcctcccccaccacccacgcctGACGAAGGGGACCCCTTCTCTGTCGCAGCCGACGGCCACGGATTGGCTCCAGGCGACGTCGTCCGGGCCGGCTGGCTCCTCCCGCGCCCCTTTACTACGTCGCCGTCAGCGACGGTCGTCTCCCGCCGTCGTCCCTCCCTCGGGCTTATACACCGAGCCGCAAGCGACTCCCCCGCAGTCGCCGAGTGCCCCAGCTACACACAAGGCCTCCTCACAAGACGACGACCACTCCCAGACCTcgaacgcaccaccaccaccacaacaacagtctGCTGTCTCCATTCCCAGAATCGTTTCTAATATTCTACAGTTGCTTCCAAACCTCCTGGAATCGGGTCTCCATATTCCCGCCAGTGTCTCGCCTGCCTCCCGCCCTCGTGGATCGCTGAGCGGACAAAGGCGCGACGCGAGGCCAACATCTCACTCAGTCGATGAGGGAATCTCTTCCACTCAGAGGAGACGGTTCACGCCTCTTCCCCCACCATCATGGGCACCAGCagctcctccagctcctcctccactttcccaACCTAtccacatcaccatcaacattgcAGCTGGAGCTTTGGCCCCGACGCCCCAGGGGAGTTTAGGTCTGGCCCCGACGCCCCAGGAGAGTTTAGGGCTGCCCCGGCCTCCCGCGCCACCCGCCACACTCATCAGAGGTCCCCTCCGCCCAAGCGGAGTGCAAACGCATTTTGATGACGAGGAGGGAATTCCTACCCAGTTCCCTCCCACCACTGAACCTCCGAAGCGAGACAGACCCCATATTACCATCCTCCCCGTCCGTTACCCATCGCAAgaggcaccacttccctcccattTCAGTCCCTCTGacagaccctcaccaccacagacctCCATCATAACCACTCGATTGGGCACACAGACCCCGACCACTCAGCTCCTCACGCCCATCCCGTCTGCAGACGCGATCACCTTCCCTGGCGACCCTTCTCCCTCGCCCCCCTTCACCAAGCCCCAGCCACCTCCCCAGACGTCGACACGACCCGCCAACGACACGGGTTCGTCACAAGCACCCCGCGACAGTGAGCCTCAATTGCAGCAGATATTTTTCGTGCTCCCGGACCCTGAACTTCTCACTTTCCCAACTTCGGATGGACAGAGGCTCCCTACAAATTTGACGGAGAGTGTCAGGATCATCGTTGTCGTCCCACTTAGGGACTGTCCCGAGGTTTGTGAAGTTAGGATCCCCGACACAATGGGTTGTGAATTGGATGAAGCCTGTCTGGCGAATTTGCGCGCAGATATGGACATCTGA
- the LOC139761417 gene encoding uncharacterized protein isoform X1, whose amino-acid sequence MERVGRVWLVLLLCWGATSLAAGVGGGQGTRSNALGVDSVKNCRGRGGDKAVVGDPPPLPSPPPPLPAPSSDEPQGPQHLPGHLPGRFKPSTTEGTRRRYHHHLLLPHHPRLTKGTPSLSQPTATDWLQATSSGPAGSSRAPLLRRRQRRSSPAVVPPSGLYTEPQATPPQSPSAPATHKASSQDDDHSQTSNAPPPPQQQSAVSIPRIVSNILQLLPNLLESGLHIPASVSPASRPRGSLSGQRRDARPTSHSVDEGISSTQRRRFTPLPPPSWAPAAPPAPPPLSQPIHITINIAAGALAPTPQGSLGLAPTPQESLGLPRPPAPPATLIRGPLRPSGVQTHFDDEEGIPTQFPPTTEPPKRDRPHITILPVRYPSQEAPLPSHFSPSDRPSPPQTSIITTRLGTQTPTTQLLTPIPSADAITFPGDPSPSPPFTKPQPPPQTSTRPANDTGSSQAPRDSEPQLQQIFFVLPDPELLTFPTSDGQRLPTNLTESVRIIVVVPLRDCPEVCEVRIPDTMGCELDEACLANLRADMDI is encoded by the exons ATGGAGCGCGTTGGTAGGGTTTGGCTGGTTCTCCTGCTGTGCTGGGGGGCCACGTCACTCGCAGCTGGCGTCGGAGGAGGCCAAGGAACGCGTAGCAATGCCCTGGGTGTCGACAGCGTCAAGAACtgcagaggaaggggaggagacaaGGCTGTGGTTGgagaccctcctcctcttccttctcctcctcctcctcttcctgctccttcgTCTGACGAACCTCAAGGGCCACAGCATCTCCCAGGTCACTTACCAG GCAGGTTCAAGCCCTCGACAACGGAAGGGACCAGgcgtcgctaccaccaccacctcctcctcccccaccacccacgcctGACGAAGGGGACCCCTTCTCTGTCGCAGCCGACGGCCACGGATTGGCTCCAGGCGACGTCGTCCGGGCCGGCTGGCTCCTCCCGCGCCCCTTTACTACGTCGCCGTCAGCGACGGTCGTCTCCCGCCGTCGTCCCTCCCTCGGGCTTATACACCGAGCCGCAAGCGACTCCCCCGCAGTCGCCGAGTGCCCCAGCTACACACAAGGCCTCCTCACAAGACGACGACCACTCCCAGACCTcgaacgcaccaccaccaccacaacaacagtctGCTGTCTCCATTCCCAGAATCGTTTCTAATATTCTACAGTTGCTTCCAAACCTCCTGGAATCGGGTCTCCATATTCCCGCCAGTGTCTCGCCTGCCTCCCGCCCTCGTGGATCGCTGAGCGGACAAAGGCGCGACGCGAGGCCAACATCTCACTCAGTCGATGAGGGAATCTCTTCCACTCAGAGGAGACGGTTCACGCCTCTTCCCCCACCATCATGGGCACCAGCagctcctccagctcctcctccactttcccaACCTAtccacatcaccatcaacattgcAGCTGGAGCTTTGGCCCCGACGCCCCAGGGGAGTTTAGGTCTGGCCCCGACGCCCCAGGAGAGTTTAGGGCTGCCCCGGCCTCCCGCGCCACCCGCCACACTCATCAGAGGTCCCCTCCGCCCAAGCGGAGTGCAAACGCATTTTGATGACGAGGAGGGAATTCCTACCCAGTTCCCTCCCACCACTGAACCTCCGAAGCGAGACAGACCCCATATTACCATCCTCCCCGTCCGTTACCCATCGCAAgaggcaccacttccctcccattTCAGTCCCTCTGacagaccctcaccaccacagacctCCATCATAACCACTCGATTGGGCACACAGACCCCGACCACTCAGCTCCTCACGCCCATCCCGTCTGCAGACGCGATCACCTTCCCTGGCGACCCTTCTCCCTCGCCCCCCTTCACCAAGCCCCAGCCACCTCCCCAGACGTCGACACGACCCGCCAACGACACGGGTTCGTCACAAGCACCCCGCGACAGTGAGCCTCAATTGCAGCAGATATTTTTCGTGCTCCCGGACCCTGAACTTCTCACTTTCCCAACTTCGGATGGACAGAGGCTCCCTACAAATTTGACGGAGAGTGTCAGGATCATCGTTGTCGTCCCACTTAGGGACTGTCCCGAGGTTTGTGAAGTTAGGATCCCCGACACAATGGGTTGTGAATTGGATGAAGCCTGTCTGGCGAATTTGCGCGCAGATATGGACATCTGA